The proteins below come from a single uncultured Dethiosulfovibrio sp. genomic window:
- a CDS encoding ATP-binding cassette domain-containing protein, with protein sequence MNALEFNQVSFGYDRGSIFDRASFSVPEGEFLVVIGPNGGGKSTLLKLSLGLLSSSQGEIKVLGEAPGRSRSIGYVPQDVGQGLAMPVTVERVVSMGTMGNPKANGKSVDRAIEAMDLAGIRRNPMRDLSQGQRQRALIARALAGDPDLLLLDEPFASVDPESRQSVFRCLKEAAASKTVVVVSHDYSIIPACATAVACVDRGIYYHDKGELTEELFRRASCSCPVEVIGHGLPHRVLGDHS encoded by the coding sequence TTGAATGCCCTTGAGTTTAACCAGGTATCCTTCGGATATGACAGAGGCTCGATCTTCGATCGAGCCTCCTTTTCCGTTCCCGAGGGCGAGTTCCTGGTGGTCATAGGACCAAACGGCGGCGGCAAGTCCACACTTCTAAAGCTCTCTTTGGGACTCTTGTCCTCCTCTCAGGGAGAGATAAAGGTTCTAGGGGAGGCTCCAGGGAGGTCGAGGTCCATAGGCTACGTGCCCCAGGACGTCGGCCAGGGCCTCGCCATGCCTGTTACGGTGGAGCGGGTGGTGTCCATGGGGACCATGGGCAACCCTAAGGCCAACGGAAAATCGGTGGACCGGGCCATAGAGGCCATGGACTTAGCTGGCATAAGGAGAAACCCCATGAGAGATCTGTCCCAGGGGCAGAGGCAGAGGGCCCTAATAGCCAGGGCCCTGGCGGGAGATCCCGACCTTCTGCTCCTGGACGAGCCCTTCGCCAGCGTGGATCCCGAGTCGAGACAGTCAGTTTTTCGGTGTCTCAAGGAGGCGGCGGCCAGCAAGACGGTGGTGGTGGTAAGCCACGATTATTCCATAATACCCGCCTGTGCCACGGCGGTGGCCTGTGTGGACAGAGGGATCTATTACCACGACAAGGGGGAGCTGACCGAGGAGCTTTTCCGAAGGGCGAGCTGCTCCTGTCCAGTGGAGGTAATAGGCCACGGACTGCCTCACAGGGTATTGGGGGATCATTCATGA
- a CDS encoding metal ABC transporter permease codes for MIELLQYDFMQRALIAAILVSVICGVLGPISVIKRSVMTTGGIAHGAYGGLGLAWFMGWPPRAGVYGGAVLLAAIATWMERKAPNRSDTVMGMIWAVGMATGVIFTDLTPGYGTELTSYLFGSILTVSSGDIAIMVALALGSLGLVTLGFRPVEAFLFDRTFARTKGVPVGLIDLVISLLTSLAVVAVIRVVGLIMVIALFTMPSALVERDCRSLASMMALSVLASMFFCLSGLWISVAFDLTAGAAIVAVGGLITVAKRLIS; via the coding sequence ATGATAGAGCTTTTACAGTATGATTTTATGCAAAGGGCCCTGATCGCGGCGATCCTGGTCAGCGTTATCTGCGGAGTACTGGGGCCTATTTCGGTCATAAAGAGGTCGGTGATGACCACCGGAGGGATAGCCCACGGGGCCTACGGTGGGCTAGGGCTGGCCTGGTTTATGGGCTGGCCTCCCAGGGCGGGAGTATACGGCGGGGCGGTGCTTCTGGCGGCCATAGCCACCTGGATGGAGAGGAAGGCCCCTAACAGGTCAGACACGGTCATGGGGATGATCTGGGCGGTTGGGATGGCGACGGGGGTCATCTTTACCGACCTGACTCCGGGATACGGGACAGAGCTCACCAGCTACCTGTTCGGGAGCATTTTAACGGTGTCCTCCGGGGATATCGCCATAATGGTGGCGTTGGCTCTGGGCTCTTTGGGCCTGGTGACTTTAGGCTTTCGCCCGGTTGAGGCCTTTTTATTCGACCGTACCTTCGCCAGGACCAAGGGAGTTCCGGTAGGGCTCATAGATCTGGTTATATCCCTTCTGACATCACTGGCGGTGGTGGCGGTTATAAGGGTCGTTGGGCTGATTATGGTCATAGCCCTGTTCACCATGCCATCAGCGCTGGTGGAGAGGGACTGTCGCTCCCTGGCCTCGATGATGGCTCTGTCGGTGCTGGCGTCGATGTTTTTCTGCCTTTCCGGCCTCTGGATCTCCGTGGCCTTCGACCTGACCGCCGGGGCGGCGATAGTGGCCGTAGGCGGCCTGATAACCGTGGCTAAGAGGCTGATTTCTTAG
- a CDS encoding HD domain-containing phosphohydrolase → MSQNVHSDLLFQSPVPIVVLKGSLEIELVNEAFLRMSGFAESDLVGARPPFPWWEVDAVDPTVEEIKGLYRLGIKRLERRYRTKEGDPFWAELTVSPIRREGEIVSYLISMVDIGDRWSQKEVEDPLVARTEALEEAYAALQQELAERIEWEEKLEREVRSRTEELEMSKRFWEQLFQESPEGIAFLDGEDRIIQVNKAFCRMFEYDCQEVKGAFINTLVGNSPGVQMDAERMTKKLFSGESFVYDTYRSRQDGSLIPVSIHASPFRFNGETFAYCGYRDISDRKKSEERLRYHSSLQNLLARVSYRFVVPSEEIGSLITQSLEDFGRFFQADLCRLIQFDGTGKVVRSLGWHDGDSSERLLEFERLARGISPRDIPWLWSRLKEDDVVVVNVSDVLPQQAILEKQMMEASGADNFLFYPLILRGELAGIIGLGRSSSLGDRSEGMSDFYVFSSIISAALERLEGEKTLKANYLTIQDTFESSIKTMGEMLAARDPYTARHQKNVSRLADLIAARLGMDDDFRKGLKISALVHDIGKIRVPTEILNKPGLLSSLEFDMIKEHPQIGEEILSNIRFPWPVATIVAQHHERIDGSGYPGKISGREILPQAKVLAVADVVEAMTSHRPYRPGLGLAAALEEIERGKGSLYDPAAVDACMGLLRARENLDFLAD, encoded by the coding sequence TTGTCCCAGAACGTTCATTCCGATCTACTGTTCCAGTCACCCGTTCCTATCGTGGTCCTAAAGGGATCTCTGGAGATAGAGCTGGTCAACGAGGCCTTCCTCCGTATGTCCGGTTTTGCCGAATCCGATCTGGTGGGAGCTAGGCCGCCTTTTCCCTGGTGGGAGGTGGACGCCGTTGACCCTACCGTCGAGGAGATAAAGGGACTTTACCGTCTAGGCATAAAACGGCTGGAGCGAAGATACAGAACCAAAGAGGGAGATCCCTTCTGGGCGGAGCTCACCGTATCCCCTATCAGGAGGGAGGGTGAGATAGTTTCCTATCTCATCTCTATGGTGGACATAGGGGACCGTTGGAGCCAAAAGGAAGTGGAGGATCCCCTTGTAGCCAGGACCGAGGCTCTGGAAGAGGCTTACGCCGCCCTCCAACAGGAGTTGGCGGAGAGGATAGAGTGGGAGGAAAAACTGGAAAGAGAGGTCCGTTCCAGAACCGAAGAACTGGAGATGAGCAAACGGTTCTGGGAGCAGCTTTTTCAGGAATCCCCTGAAGGCATAGCCTTTCTCGACGGAGAGGACAGGATCATCCAGGTCAACAAAGCCTTCTGCAGAATGTTTGAATACGATTGCCAAGAGGTTAAAGGGGCCTTCATAAACACTTTGGTAGGAAACTCCCCAGGGGTACAGATGGACGCCGAGAGAATGACAAAAAAACTCTTCAGCGGCGAATCCTTCGTCTACGACACCTACAGGAGTAGACAGGACGGTTCCCTGATCCCTGTCTCGATCCACGCCTCTCCCTTCCGTTTCAACGGTGAGACCTTCGCCTACTGTGGATATAGGGACATATCGGACAGAAAAAAATCGGAGGAAAGGCTTAGATACCACTCGAGCCTTCAGAACCTCCTGGCCCGGGTATCCTATCGATTCGTGGTTCCATCGGAGGAGATAGGGTCTCTCATAACCCAATCCCTTGAGGACTTCGGACGATTTTTCCAGGCGGACCTGTGCAGGCTGATCCAGTTCGATGGAACGGGCAAGGTAGTCCGTTCACTGGGCTGGCACGATGGAGATTCTTCGGAAAGGCTTCTGGAGTTCGAGAGGCTCGCCCGGGGGATATCGCCTAGGGATATTCCCTGGCTGTGGAGCAGACTGAAAGAGGACGACGTAGTGGTCGTAAACGTCTCCGATGTCCTTCCTCAGCAGGCCATACTGGAAAAACAGATGATGGAGGCTTCCGGTGCGGACAACTTCCTGTTCTATCCTCTCATACTCCGAGGGGAGCTGGCGGGCATAATAGGCTTAGGCAGATCCTCCAGCCTTGGGGACCGGTCGGAGGGAATGTCCGACTTCTACGTGTTCTCCAGCATAATATCCGCCGCCCTTGAGAGGCTGGAAGGGGAAAAAACCTTAAAGGCCAACTACCTCACTATCCAGGATACCTTTGAAAGCAGCATAAAAACCATGGGGGAGATGCTGGCCGCCAGGGACCCCTACACCGCCAGACATCAGAAAAACGTCTCCAGGCTGGCGGACCTCATAGCCGCACGGTTGGGGATGGACGACGATTTCCGAAAGGGGCTCAAGATATCGGCTCTGGTCCACGATATAGGCAAGATAAGGGTTCCCACGGAGATCCTAAACAAGCCGGGCCTCCTGTCGTCCCTGGAGTTCGACATGATAAAAGAGCATCCCCAGATAGGGGAGGAGATACTCTCCAACATCCGATTTCCATGGCCGGTGGCCACTATAGTCGCCCAGCACCACGAGAGGATCGACGGATCGGGCTATCCGGGAAAGATATCAGGCAGGGAGATCCTTCCTCAGGCCAAGGTCCTTGCGGTGGCCGACGTGGTGGAGGCTATGACCTCCCACAGGCCCTACAGACCGGGGCTGGGCCTGGCGGCGGCTCTAGAGGAAATAGAGAGAGGAAAGGGCTCTCTCTACGACCCTGCCGCGGTGGACGCCTGTATGGGTCTCCTCAGAGCCAGGGAAAACCTGGACTTCCTCGCCGATTGA
- a CDS encoding phosphate ABC transporter substrate-binding protein, whose amino-acid sequence MRKSAIAMAIAATLSLTGSAFANNLVLNGSTTVLPIAQSAAEKFMEANPDVSVTVSGGGSGNGIKAIIDGTTDVANASRFIKNSEVKAAVENGAYPVPFAVAMDALLPVIHPSNPIKNLSLDQLCKIYKGEITNWKEVGGEDARIAVVGRDTSSGTYEVWDEKVMHKERVTPRALVVASNGAMVQTVAKNKLALGYIGVGYVNDSVKTLSVEGIEGNMRTVLDGQFPISRYLYMFTRGWPEGNALKFINFVLSDAGQEIVGKTGYIPLR is encoded by the coding sequence ATGAGGAAATCAGCTATTGCCATGGCGATTGCGGCTACTTTGTCACTGACAGGTTCGGCTTTTGCGAACAACCTGGTGCTTAACGGTTCCACCACAGTGCTTCCTATAGCCCAGTCGGCGGCGGAGAAATTTATGGAGGCAAATCCCGATGTATCGGTGACGGTATCCGGCGGAGGAAGCGGCAACGGCATAAAGGCTATTATCGACGGGACCACCGATGTGGCCAACGCCTCTAGGTTCATAAAAAACAGTGAGGTCAAGGCAGCGGTTGAAAATGGAGCGTATCCCGTTCCTTTCGCCGTGGCTATGGACGCCCTTCTCCCGGTGATCCATCCATCCAACCCGATTAAAAACCTTTCTTTGGACCAGCTTTGCAAGATCTACAAAGGTGAGATCACCAACTGGAAAGAGGTCGGAGGAGAGGACGCCAGAATCGCCGTAGTAGGCAGGGACACCAGCTCAGGCACCTACGAGGTTTGGGACGAGAAGGTCATGCACAAAGAGAGGGTAACCCCAAGAGCCTTGGTGGTGGCCTCCAACGGAGCGATGGTCCAGACTGTGGCTAAAAACAAGCTGGCTCTGGGTTATATCGGAGTGGGCTACGTGAACGATTCGGTCAAGACCCTGTCCGTCGAGGGCATCGAGGGCAACATGAGGACCGTCCTGGACGGCCAGTTCCCCATCTCCCGGTATCTCTACATGTTTACCAGAGGCTGGCCTGAAGGCAATGCCCTTAAGTTCATAAACTTCGTCCTCAGCGACGCCGGTCAGGAGATCGTCGGCAAGACCGGATACATCCCCCTGAGATAG
- the pstC gene encoding phosphate ABC transporter permease subunit PstC yields the protein MNEKTPGAVITAIASMSLVIMIFLLYFLLQEGLPALREVSLRELVLGFDWYPTEEPPALGMAPLIVGSLSVTVLSAFIAIPVSIAIAVFLSEVAPARVQEILKPALELLGFLPSIVLGFLGMVVLAPWLQERFDLLSGLNLLNASVLMGAMIIPIVASLAEESFQAVPREMRDASFALGATRWETIRKVVFPAALPGLLSASLLGIMRALGETMVVLMAAGGAALVPISIFDPVRPLTSAIAAEMGETPVGSTHYHALFFAGLILLLMTLGINLLSMWIEKKGKERWMA from the coding sequence ATGAACGAGAAGACCCCAGGAGCGGTCATAACGGCCATCGCCAGCATGAGCCTGGTTATAATGATATTCCTCCTTTACTTTCTGCTCCAGGAAGGGCTTCCCGCACTTCGGGAGGTGTCCCTGAGGGAGTTGGTGCTGGGGTTCGACTGGTACCCCACCGAGGAACCGCCAGCTCTTGGGATGGCACCTCTGATAGTGGGATCCCTTTCAGTAACCGTTCTGTCCGCCTTTATAGCGATACCGGTGAGCATCGCTATAGCGGTGTTTCTGTCCGAGGTGGCCCCCGCTAGGGTTCAGGAGATACTGAAGCCCGCCCTGGAGCTTTTAGGTTTTCTTCCTTCCATAGTGTTGGGTTTTCTGGGCATGGTGGTTCTGGCCCCCTGGCTTCAGGAGAGGTTCGACCTCCTGTCGGGACTGAACCTTCTTAACGCCTCGGTGCTAATGGGAGCCATGATAATCCCTATCGTTGCCTCCTTGGCAGAGGAGAGCTTTCAGGCTGTCCCCAGGGAGATGAGGGACGCGTCCTTCGCTTTAGGGGCGACTAGGTGGGAGACCATAAGGAAGGTGGTCTTTCCCGCCGCCCTGCCCGGCCTCCTGAGCGCATCTCTGCTTGGAATAATGAGAGCCCTTGGTGAGACTATGGTCGTCCTGATGGCGGCAGGAGGGGCGGCACTGGTGCCTATCTCTATCTTCGACCCTGTCAGGCCACTGACGTCGGCTATAGCGGCGGAGATGGGAGAGACCCCTGTGGGATCCACCCACTACCACGCTTTGTTCTTCGCCGGGCTGATTCTTCTGCTGATGACTTTAGGGATAAACCTCCTGTCCATGTGGATAGAGAAGAAAGGGAAAGAGAGGTGGATGGCTTGA
- the pstA gene encoding phosphate ABC transporter permease PstA encodes MSRKNVDLIASAVLWTAAAGLVVVLLSVLAYVMVHGGEAISWEFLTQPPRDSMTKGGISTPIIGTFQLVLVSMAFALPVGIATGIYFAEYASPGIFTTLLRLCVRSLAGVPSVVYGLFGLSLFVIFLQFGSCLLSAGLTLGCLSLPLIITASETALLAVPQDFRLASYALGAGKWQTVRKVVFPAALPTILTGAILSVGRVAGETAPIIFTGAAFFAPNVAKSLFQEVMALPYHIMVLATAGTHIEQTRPIQYGTVLVLLAVVMGVSSIGIVTRARLRRNRT; translated from the coding sequence TTGAGCCGGAAGAACGTCGATCTGATAGCCTCGGCGGTCCTATGGACCGCGGCGGCAGGGCTGGTGGTGGTTCTGCTGTCGGTGCTGGCCTACGTCATGGTCCACGGCGGGGAGGCCATAAGCTGGGAATTCCTGACCCAGCCCCCTAGGGACAGCATGACAAAAGGGGGAATCAGCACCCCTATAATAGGGACCTTTCAGCTCGTCCTGGTGTCCATGGCCTTCGCCCTTCCTGTGGGAATAGCCACAGGTATATACTTCGCCGAATACGCTTCCCCTGGGATATTCACCACCTTGCTCAGGCTGTGCGTCCGGTCCTTAGCGGGGGTCCCGTCGGTGGTCTACGGCCTTTTTGGCCTGTCTCTGTTCGTCATATTCCTCCAGTTCGGCTCCTGTCTCCTGTCGGCAGGATTAACTCTAGGCTGTCTATCCCTGCCTCTTATAATAACCGCATCGGAGACCGCCCTGTTGGCGGTTCCTCAGGATTTCAGGCTGGCCTCATACGCCTTAGGTGCAGGCAAGTGGCAGACCGTGAGAAAGGTCGTCTTCCCCGCCGCACTGCCTACTATTCTTACCGGGGCTATCCTGAGCGTCGGACGGGTAGCAGGAGAGACCGCCCCCATAATATTCACCGGTGCGGCGTTTTTCGCCCCTAACGTGGCTAAGAGCCTGTTTCAGGAGGTCATGGCCCTGCCCTATCACATAATGGTTTTGGCTACCGCAGGCACCCATATAGAGCAGACCAGGCCTATCCAGTACGGCACGGTGCTGGTCCTTCTAGCGGTGGTAATGGGGGTCAGCTCCATAGGCATAGTGACAAGAGCCCGGCTACGCCGGAATAGAACGTGA
- the pstB gene encoding phosphate ABC transporter ATP-binding protein PstB → MAKDKTAIKVTGLNLSYGTAHTLKDVSMDIKSHSVTAFIGPSGCGKSTFLRCLNRMNDFIPSASISGSVEIDGKDIYSSGTDVIELRKKVGMVFQKPNPFPMSIYDNVAFGPRIHGIKDRNRLDGVVESSLRGAALWDEVKEKLHSPASGLSGGQQQRLCIARTIATEPEVVLMDEPTSALDPMATAKIEELCRQLRERYTVVIVTHNMQQAARISDHTAFFLMGDLIEFGPTDMIFTSPENKKTGDYITGRFG, encoded by the coding sequence ATGGCAAAGGATAAAACAGCCATAAAGGTGACGGGGCTTAACCTGAGCTACGGAACGGCCCACACCTTGAAGGATGTGTCTATGGACATAAAATCCCACTCGGTGACCGCCTTTATAGGACCCTCCGGCTGCGGCAAGAGCACTTTTTTACGGTGCCTTAACCGGATGAACGACTTTATCCCCTCGGCGTCTATATCCGGTTCGGTGGAGATAGACGGAAAGGATATATACTCTTCCGGCACCGACGTGATAGAGTTGAGGAAAAAGGTTGGGATGGTCTTTCAAAAGCCCAACCCCTTTCCTATGTCCATCTACGATAACGTGGCCTTCGGTCCAAGGATACACGGGATAAAGGACAGAAACAGACTGGACGGAGTGGTAGAATCTAGTCTCAGAGGGGCCGCCCTTTGGGATGAGGTGAAGGAGAAGCTTCACTCTCCCGCCAGCGGCCTGTCCGGCGGGCAGCAACAGAGGCTGTGTATCGCCAGGACTATAGCCACCGAGCCGGAGGTGGTCCTTATGGACGAGCCTACCTCCGCTCTCGACCCTATGGCTACCGCCAAGATAGAGGAGCTTTGCCGCCAGCTGAGGGAGAGGTACACGGTGGTCATAGTTACCCACAATATGCAGCAGGCCGCCAGGATCTCCGACCATACGGCGTTTTTCCTCATGGGAGATCTTATCGAGTTCGGCCCTACGGACATGATTTTCACCTCGCCGGAGAACAAAAAGACCGGCGATTATATTACAGGGCGGTTCGGCTAG
- the phoU gene encoding phosphate signaling complex protein PhoU — MMMTIDSRSHIEEELGALKRETLYLAALARESINRSVWALKERDVEAAREVIRKDDEMDDLAGAIDQRCLQFLARFQPMGEDLRTVLSIMHMAVDMERIGDYGDNIAKVALELSDQLPIKPLVDIPRMAQAFCQMLDRCMEAFDSCNSETAMAVFPMDDDMDDMETQILRELLFLMMAKPERIEQATKLLTVARTLERSGDRVTNMAERVVYICTGETVRASKYRRPKQEGSL; from the coding sequence ATGATGATGACCATAGATTCCAGAAGCCACATAGAGGAGGAGCTCGGGGCTCTCAAGAGGGAGACCCTTTATCTGGCGGCCCTGGCGAGGGAGTCCATAAACCGGTCGGTGTGGGCCCTCAAGGAGAGAGATGTAGAGGCAGCTAGGGAGGTCATACGGAAAGACGACGAGATGGACGATCTAGCGGGAGCCATAGACCAGAGGTGTCTCCAGTTTCTCGCCCGGTTCCAGCCTATGGGGGAGGACCTCAGGACGGTGCTGTCCATCATGCATATGGCGGTGGATATGGAGAGGATAGGGGACTACGGCGACAATATCGCCAAGGTAGCCCTGGAGCTGTCGGACCAGCTGCCTATAAAGCCTCTGGTGGATATCCCCAGAATGGCCCAGGCCTTCTGCCAGATGCTGGATCGATGTATGGAGGCCTTCGATAGCTGCAACTCCGAGACCGCCATGGCGGTTTTTCCCATGGACGACGATATGGACGATATGGAAACCCAGATACTCCGGGAGCTTCTTTTCCTCATGATGGCGAAGCCCGAGAGGATAGAGCAGGCGACAAAGCTTCTGACCGTCGCCAGGACGTTGGAGCGGTCCGGTGACAGGGTGACCAATATGGCCGAGAGGGTGGTCTATATCTGCACCGGCGAGACCGTTAGGGCCAGTAAATACAGGAGACCTAAACAGGAGGGATCCCTTTGA
- a CDS encoding response regulator transcription factor — protein MQGKRILLVEDESSIVNVVSQALRRHGFEVSTADNGDDALDMLYPVLPDLVLLDLMLPGMDGWEVCRRIRSAPESKALPIIMMTARRDERDLVQGLGLGADDYIKKPFSLVELVARVKSLIRRTQMVQTEPTLSVGELEIDLEGQMARLGGEELSLSLTEYKLLRILAERPGQVVPRERLLSLIWGVYGGDTRTVDVHISRLRKKLTQAADDRAPAITALRGRGYRLTVEEHHENP, from the coding sequence ATGCAGGGCAAGAGGATCCTTCTTGTAGAGGACGAGAGTTCAATAGTGAACGTGGTTTCCCAGGCACTGAGACGGCACGGCTTTGAGGTGTCCACGGCGGACAACGGCGACGACGCCCTGGACATGCTCTACCCAGTCCTGCCGGACCTGGTCCTGCTGGACCTTATGTTGCCCGGCATGGACGGCTGGGAGGTGTGTCGAAGGATCCGATCGGCACCGGAGAGCAAGGCCCTTCCCATAATCATGATGACCGCCAGGAGGGACGAGAGGGATCTCGTCCAGGGGCTCGGCCTTGGGGCCGACGATTACATAAAGAAGCCCTTCTCACTGGTGGAGCTGGTTGCCCGGGTCAAGTCGCTGATCCGACGGACCCAGATGGTCCAGACCGAGCCGACTCTGTCGGTAGGGGAGCTGGAGATAGACCTGGAGGGACAGATGGCCCGACTAGGAGGGGAGGAGCTTAGCCTCAGCCTGACGGAATACAAGCTTCTTCGGATTCTGGCGGAGAGACCGGGACAGGTGGTCCCCAGGGAGAGGCTGCTTTCGCTGATCTGGGGGGTCTACGGCGGCGACACCAGGACCGTGGACGTCCATATATCCAGGCTGAGGAAGAAGCTGACCCAGGCGGCAGACGACAGGGCTCCCGCTATAACCGCCCTCAGAGGGCGAGGATACAGACTGACAGTGGAGGAACACCATGAAAACCCTTAA
- a CDS encoding ATP-binding protein: protein MKTLKGKILLAVTSVVVLAFVGCWFPISAMMRRHITAEAEKETIRQTSLVVRILEKEMRSKALTDEILSDLAEDLECRITLISPSGSVWADTEGTPEAMDNHRDRPEIAAALSSGRGSEIRYSRSLGTTMVYAAQTLSVGDDLMVVRLSYRLSALDQAIKEALMGLMALLIITALVALSLTHVLIRRLLRPLDRIVSVAGKIASGQDVPFPIMKDQELQRLSGALDDMSRRIHRSMDELRQERGDLETIISSMPVGLILLDGKRSVRMANDYARDLLGLHSGVLLPGRLHPLIEEAAQGACRSLSMDIPERSIFIGATAKPIESGILLVLQDLTEEHSLDMARRNFIADASHEFQTPLTSIGVTAEFLLEEEDKESREGYLRSIIEQQRRLTELVDDMLLLSRLESKPPQEEMEDLDLVELIELVTSEHREHPLASEVAFSTSLPEEALCKGRRDDLIRAIGNVVGNGVKYVRKRFDDRPGGAISISLEGRDSLWVLTVEDNGVGISETLGASIFERFNRGDSSRTRQGWGQGGYGLGLAIAKRIVDSHGGSIELIRSQGGATFEISLPQSS, encoded by the coding sequence ATGAAAACCCTTAAGGGCAAGATCCTTCTGGCGGTGACGTCGGTGGTGGTCCTCGCCTTTGTAGGTTGCTGGTTTCCCATAAGCGCTATGATGAGGCGGCACATAACCGCCGAGGCAGAGAAGGAGACTATCCGACAGACATCGCTGGTGGTGAGGATCCTGGAGAAAGAGATGAGATCTAAGGCGCTGACCGACGAAATCCTCTCCGATCTGGCGGAGGATTTAGAGTGTCGCATCACCTTAATATCCCCCTCAGGATCGGTTTGGGCGGACACCGAGGGAACTCCTGAGGCCATGGACAACCACAGGGACAGGCCGGAGATAGCGGCAGCGCTGTCCTCTGGGAGGGGCTCGGAGATACGGTACAGCCGAAGCCTGGGAACTACTATGGTCTACGCCGCTCAGACCCTCTCCGTAGGGGACGATCTTATGGTCGTTAGGCTGTCATACAGGCTTTCCGCCTTGGATCAGGCCATAAAGGAGGCCCTCATGGGGCTTATGGCCCTCCTGATTATAACCGCCCTGGTGGCCCTATCTTTGACCCACGTCCTCATACGAAGGCTGCTCAGACCTCTTGACCGAATCGTCTCCGTCGCAGGTAAGATAGCCTCAGGCCAGGACGTCCCCTTCCCAATAATGAAAGACCAGGAGCTTCAGAGGCTCTCGGGAGCCTTGGACGATATGTCCAGACGGATACACCGGTCCATGGACGAGCTTCGGCAGGAGAGGGGAGACCTGGAGACCATCATTTCCTCCATGCCTGTAGGGCTGATCCTCCTGGACGGCAAGAGGTCGGTCAGGATGGCGAACGACTACGCTAGAGACCTGTTAGGGCTCCACTCAGGGGTGCTTCTGCCCGGCAGGCTCCATCCCTTAATAGAGGAGGCCGCCCAGGGGGCCTGTCGCTCCCTGTCTATGGACATACCGGAGAGGTCTATCTTTATAGGGGCCACCGCAAAGCCTATAGAGTCGGGGATTTTGCTGGTCCTTCAGGACCTCACCGAGGAGCATAGCCTGGATATGGCCAGGAGAAACTTTATAGCCGACGCTAGCCACGAGTTCCAGACTCCTCTGACCTCCATAGGGGTGACCGCCGAGTTCCTCCTGGAGGAGGAGGACAAGGAGTCAAGGGAAGGCTACCTTAGATCCATCATAGAACAGCAAAGAAGGCTGACCGAGCTGGTAGACGATATGCTCCTTCTGTCCCGGCTGGAGTCTAAGCCCCCTCAGGAGGAGATGGAGGACCTCGACCTGGTCGAGCTGATCGAGCTGGTTACGTCGGAGCACCGAGAGCACCCTTTGGCGTCTGAAGTGGCCTTCTCCACCTCCTTGCCGGAGGAAGCCCTCTGCAAGGGACGAAGAGACGACCTGATAAGGGCCATAGGAAACGTCGTGGGCAACGGAGTGAAGTACGTCAGGAAGAGGTTCGACGACCGGCCCGGCGGAGCGATTTCGATCTCACTGGAGGGTAGAGATTCCCTCTGGGTTCTGACCGTGGAGGACAACGGCGTGGGAATCAGCGAGACACTGGGGGCCTCGATTTTCGAGAGGTTCAACAGAGGGGATAGCTCTCGGACCAGACAGGGTTGGGGCCAGGGCGGTTACGGCCTAGGCCTCGCCATAGCGAAGAGGATAGTGGACTCCCACGGAGGATCTATCGAGCTGATCCGCTCCCAGGGAGGGGCGACTTTCGAGATCTCACTGCCACAGTCCAGTTGA